The genomic region GTTGGATTTATCCACCTGCTAAATTCCGCTCAAAAGCTTGCCAGCCCATACAAGTCCGAGTGATTGAATACACAATTGGTAATACCGACAACCCAGAGGAACAACTAAGATATCGCTTAATTACCAGCTTATTGGAATTGGAGAAATTTCCGGCTCAACTACTGGCGATTGAATATCATCAACGCTGGGAAGTAGAAAATACTATTGATGAACTCAAAGTACATTTATCAGGACGAAAAACTCATATTCGCTCTCAAAAACCGCGTGAAGTTGTGCAGGAAGTTTACGGGTGGTTGTTAGGACACTGGGCTGTGCGGTTATTGATGTTTCAAGCTGCAAAGAGCGCGGGTATCACTCCTTTGCGTCTGAGTTTCACTGGGACATTGCGAGTTATTCGTCGTGCTATCCCGAAATTTCAACGCTTGCAATCACAAGAACTCCCCTTTTTTTAAGTTGGTTAACTGTAGAGATTTTAGACACTCTGTTACCTGAACGAGTTTCTCGTACCAATCCCAGAGTTGTAAAAAAACCTGTATCCAAGTTTCGCTCAAAAAAGCCAAGACATCGAGCCACCCCCTCTCGAACCAATCCTCCTATTTTCTTTATCCTCAGCACAGCGTAGCCTTAAATGAACCGTATTGGGTTCTCGTTCCCACATTAGTATCGGGGACGAGATAGCCATCCCGCTCCCCTGTCACCACAATTTCCTGCTCGTCATCTTCGGGCGGTTTTCCTGGTGGGGTTACAGCCTCCGGTGGCGGCGGAGTTTGGACGGTGGGTGTACCTGGCGTGAGGCTGAAAATCAATCCCTCACTTGGCGAGTCATACAGCTGCACTTGCGGCAAGGCTGCTTCCCCCGTCACCGCGACTCGGATACTATTGGCAGTAGCCTGAGTCACTCTCACAAGAGTAATGCCACTTGTAGGGTTATCTTGACGAAATTCTCCTTGTGGCAGTGCTAGTACAGCATTAGGAATATTCGCAATATACGTTCTGCCCAAAGCAACAGTTACAGGTTGGAGTACTTTGCCTTGAGTGGTTTGTAGAATTATCTCTACACCTTTCTCGGTAGGATTTGCCACAACCCCTGTAATTGATACAACATCCTCTGGTGTTGCAGGTGGGTTGGTTGGCGTTGGTTGCTGTACCAACATTTGAGCGTTTGTCGCCGGAAGCTCGACTTGACTGGGTTGGGGAATTTTGTTAACTGCTGGAATCTCCTCTCCCACTTCCTCGCCTGTTGCCGGAGTGCCGAGCAAAAGCGCGTAAGCGAAGCATCCCGTTAGGGTTATCGCACTTGTCAGTAGCAGACTTTGACACAATTTATCTAACTTCATCGCTCTACCTACACTTCCTCACACCGCTTGGTAGTATTAGGAAAATTTCCTAACTAAATTGACAGTGTATGTATAATAGGCGATCGGTATTTTTAATTTGAACGCTAGCGGGATTTTTTTGAACGCTAGAGGGATTTTTGATAATGCTGAAAGTATTGTTTGGGATTCAAGCCAAATTTTTTGCGGAAAGCTGAAGCAAAGTAACTGCGACTGTCAAAACCGATTTTCAATGCTACTTCTTCAACATTCATGTCTCCCAATGCCAAAAGCTGCCTTGCTTGTTCCAGTCGATAGTCGTGCAAATATTTAAATGCAGATGTGCCGAAAACTTGCCGAAACCCACGCTTCAATTTAAACTCGTTTAGCCCGACTTGCCGTGCTAAATCTATCAAACTAGGTGGATTTTCTAAGTTTTTTAGCAAAATCTCCTTAGCTTGATAAATTCTGTCAATATCGCTCAACTTCTTAGCTGAAAAGTTGCGATCGCATATTTCCTGCTCCTGAAATTGTTGGAAATGAAATGCGATTAATTCTATTGCCTGACTTTCCAGATACATTCGCTTCATCAAGCCTTGATAGGGACATTGTAAGATGTTACACAACGCCATCCACATTTGCTGTGTAGTTTCCCATTGTTGGTAGTAAGGTTGTACGCGATCGCTAATCGTAGCTTGGCGTAGGTAAATTGGGATCTGTTCTATCTCTTGTTCGCCAAAACTTTGAAAAAATTGCTGCGGTTCAATTTTTAGATAAATTCGAGAAAACTTCTCTCCGGCTTTCCACCACTCAGTTTCTTGAAAATCGCAGTTACATTCTGAATAATATCTGCCTACTGATTCGTCAATTCGATCCGTTAAACTGTGACGTTGAATCGCCACTTTTCCTGAGCGAAAAAAACTCAGCCCAAATTGCAAATTATCCAATCTATCTTTAATCCACACAAGATCGTCAATTAACTCTACCTCATGTATCGAAAGAGATAATCCGTTGCATAACTCTGCCCAGTAATCGTAGGTATTACAGACATTTGGAATTTTTCCCTGGACGATAGTTTCAAAACCCTTCAATTGAAAAGAAGTTTCTTGGCATAATTCATTCCAGTTTGTATCTGTCAGAATTTTTATCATAGTTTGATGATAATTAGTTTCATCATCAGATAGCCGAAGCTACAGCGAGCGCGCTGGCGCTTAGTAATCCAGCGAGCTATTCTCCCTACTTAAATGAGAAATAATCTTAATTGTGACACAAAATTCACTGTAAGAAAAGTGACCAACAAGGGAGCAGGGAGCAGGGAGCAGAGAGCAGGGAGTAGTAAAGCGTTAGGACACTATACCGGAATGTGCAGCTATAATCTGCCAAGTCCCATCCTGAGACTGCGACCAAACTCTAGTAAAACGAAAAATGCCATTTGTGGGCGTACCATTATAACTACCCGATAATTGCATTTTTACTGAGACGACTGCCACATCACCTGTTAACAAAATATGCTGCTCGGAAGCCGACAGTGACTTGAGTTTGAGAGCGCCAGACTTGT from Chroococcidiopsis sp. SAG 2025 harbors:
- a CDS encoding AraC family transcriptional regulator, with the translated sequence MIKILTDTNWNELCQETSFQLKGFETIVQGKIPNVCNTYDYWAELCNGLSLSIHEVELIDDLVWIKDRLDNLQFGLSFFRSGKVAIQRHSLTDRIDESVGRYYSECNCDFQETEWWKAGEKFSRIYLKIEPQQFFQSFGEQEIEQIPIYLRQATISDRVQPYYQQWETTQQMWMALCNILQCPYQGLMKRMYLESQAIELIAFHFQQFQEQEICDRNFSAKKLSDIDRIYQAKEILLKNLENPPSLIDLARQVGLNEFKLKRGFRQVFGTSAFKYLHDYRLEQARQLLALGDMNVEEVALKIGFDSRSYFASAFRKKFGLNPKQYFQHYQKSL
- a CDS encoding nuclear transport factor 2 family protein, giving the protein MNGKIEHQIIEVEEKLRLAMLHSDVKALDELLSPRVLFTDHLGHLVGKEEDLAGHKSGALKLKSLSASEQHILLTGDVAVVSVKMQLSGSYNGTPTNGIFRFTRVWSQSQDGTWQIIAAHSGIVS
- a CDS encoding AMIN domain-containing protein, with the protein product MKLDKLCQSLLLTSAITLTGCFAYALLLGTPATGEEVGEEIPAVNKIPQPSQVELPATNAQMLVQQPTPTNPPATPEDVVSITGVVANPTEKGVEIILQTTQGKVLQPVTVALGRTYIANIPNAVLALPQGEFRQDNPTSGITLVRVTQATANSIRVAVTGEAALPQVQLYDSPSEGLIFSLTPGTPTVQTPPPPEAVTPPGKPPEDDEQEIVVTGERDGYLVPDTNVGTRTQYGSFKATLC